A window of Sulfurimonas gotlandica GD1 contains these coding sequences:
- a CDS encoding multiheme c-type cytochrome, with product MKFIFLLLLFLISVIANDAVHTYAKSEECKACHTQIYKEYYGSMHANATPQKDPIHKAVWDRHPKNLKFEQYSCGKCHTPAADDLDKMLTKGQKALPDATNETHQEAISCAYCHRIKSIELHKISNTNIMTNTEKNYFGTMLEHIESPFHGIVSDGNEHMKNGNVCIGCHSHKMNKHGLNVCSTNIDNELNAANCVSCHMPKVDGSVSLLHETKKHAFHGFAGAHFHSEMLTKYVDISILREINSFKINIDNQTSHALLLHPLRVAVLKVSVTRDANVTQLKNETFVRVIGADGKPAMPWAAKTDIKNTMIKANEKRVVKYDFKILKGDKVDVVLGWFLVNPKAVKKLGLENEKVATEFNIFKKQSFNF from the coding sequence ATGAAGTTCATTTTTTTACTTCTACTTTTTTTAATCTCTGTAATTGCTAACGATGCAGTACACACTTACGCTAAAAGCGAAGAGTGTAAAGCCTGTCATACTCAAATATACAAAGAGTATTACGGCTCTATGCATGCAAATGCCACTCCTCAAAAAGATCCGATTCATAAAGCTGTTTGGGACAGACATCCTAAAAACCTAAAGTTTGAGCAATACTCATGCGGAAAGTGCCACACTCCAGCTGCTGATGACTTAGACAAGATGCTGACAAAAGGTCAAAAAGCTCTTCCAGATGCTACAAATGAAACTCATCAAGAAGCCATCAGCTGTGCTTATTGTCACCGAATAAAGAGCATAGAACTTCATAAAATAAGTAACACAAATATAATGACAAATACTGAAAAGAACTACTTTGGAACTATGCTTGAACATATTGAATCGCCATTTCACGGCATCGTTTCAGATGGTAATGAGCATATGAAAAACGGTAATGTTTGCATCGGATGTCACTCTCACAAGATGAATAAACATGGCCTTAATGTATGTTCTACAAATATTGACAATGAGTTAAATGCTGCTAACTGTGTTAGTTGTCATATGCCTAAAGTAGATGGAAGCGTATCTCTTTTACATGAGACAAAAAAACATGCTTTTCACGGTTTTGCAGGTGCTCACTTTCACTCAGAGATGCTAACAAAATATGTTGATATCTCAATTCTTAGAGAGATAAACAGCTTTAAGATAAATATAGACAACCAAACTTCTCACGCTCTACTGCTTCACCCGCTAAGAGTAGCTGTTTTAAAAGTAAGTGTTACAAGAGATGCAAATGTAACACAACTAAAAAATGAAACTTTTGTAAGAGTCATAGGAGCAGATGGAAAACCTGCGATGCCATGGGCTGCAAAAACAGACATCAAAAATACTATGATTAAAGCAAATGAAAAAAGAGTTGTAAAGTATGATTTTAAAATACTTAAAGGCGATAAAGTAGATGTAGTTCTTGGCTGGTTTTTAGTAAATCCTAAAGCGGTTAAAAAACTTGGACTTGAAAATGAAAAAGTTGCTACAGAGTTCAATATCTTTAAAAAACAGAGTTTTAACTTCTAA
- a CDS encoding TonB-dependent receptor plug domain-containing protein: MKKKLLLLVLPSFIFASSLQNALQEEISYLQEETFVTSASKVKENIKKTPASVTVITQEMIENMGANNIFDVLRSVPGLGVSQSNIYVDKITVRGIETWFSEKVLILLDGHSLNVDLLNGGATGAYKNIPIELIKRVEIIKGPASALYGENAFTALINIITKKAKDIDGAKVVVKYGSDNTKVANLSYGKTYDDFELTANLNYIKSDGDARFIASDAVGNSGYSNPTLDSFNGYLSLVHKNGFYATGNINTTEDGPRYGVAHALNNEDISKKITYFIELGYKNRLNEYLDLHIRAYYDSFKVDNTWRVFPAGSPAPAFTNGMLGYVGYETNKLGAETLLTFKYNKYTIVTGLSYEQQKLQNPWQKMNWNPVTGAPVGSIQDFSNPSTNFTDEVDRSFTAVYSELLYDVTKDIRINFGLRYDYYSDFGGTLNPRVGATWAINKDNIFKFMYGEAFRAPTFAELHNKNNPSIKGNPNLNPEMVKTHELSFQNSSIDDLQASITLFYTDIKDIIILENTIYTNKGQVTTKGAELEAKYNLRRGSYLLANYTYQKPENELTGDELENISNHEAYLGLNYRIDRHFNLYADAKFIGKQTRSTSDTREAVQSSITSNATLLAKDIMLKDLEMKFSIYNLFDEKSYDSYSPYDYPLGGRTYMAQLSYKF, from the coding sequence ATGAAAAAAAAGTTACTATTACTGGTTTTACCTAGTTTTATATTTGCTAGTTCATTACAAAATGCTTTGCAAGAAGAGATATCTTATCTGCAAGAAGAAACATTTGTTACTTCAGCTTCCAAAGTAAAAGAAAATATCAAAAAAACACCAGCTTCAGTTACTGTCATTACCCAAGAGATGATAGAAAATATGGGAGCTAATAATATATTTGATGTACTTAGAAGTGTTCCAGGTTTGGGTGTGTCACAAAGTAATATTTATGTAGATAAAATAACTGTTCGTGGTATTGAAACATGGTTCTCAGAAAAAGTGTTAATACTACTAGATGGGCACTCCTTAAACGTCGATCTTCTAAATGGTGGAGCTACAGGAGCGTATAAAAATATTCCCATAGAGCTTATAAAAAGGGTAGAGATTATTAAAGGTCCTGCATCTGCTTTGTATGGTGAAAATGCTTTTACAGCTCTCATAAATATAATTACAAAAAAAGCCAAAGATATTGACGGTGCTAAAGTTGTTGTTAAATATGGAAGTGACAACACAAAAGTTGCAAATTTATCTTATGGAAAAACTTATGATGATTTTGAGTTAACTGCAAATCTTAACTATATAAAATCAGATGGTGATGCAAGATTTATAGCGAGTGATGCAGTTGGCAACAGTGGATACAGCAATCCAACATTAGATAGTTTTAATGGATATCTGTCTTTGGTTCATAAGAATGGATTTTACGCTACTGGAAATATTAATACTACAGAAGATGGACCTAGATATGGTGTTGCACATGCACTAAATAATGAAGATATTTCAAAAAAGATAACTTATTTTATAGAACTTGGATATAAAAACAGACTAAATGAATATCTTGATTTACATATTCGAGCATACTATGACAGTTTTAAAGTTGATAATACATGGAGAGTATTTCCAGCCGGATCTCCAGCCCCTGCATTTACAAATGGAATGCTAGGTTATGTAGGGTATGAAACAAATAAGTTAGGTGCTGAGACACTTTTAACTTTCAAATATAATAAATATACGATAGTTACAGGTTTGTCGTATGAACAGCAAAAACTTCAAAATCCTTGGCAAAAGATGAATTGGAATCCAGTTACAGGGGCTCCTGTAGGCAGTATACAAGATTTTTCAAATCCAAGTACAAATTTTACAGATGAAGTTGATAGAAGTTTTACGGCAGTTTACAGTGAACTTCTTTATGATGTTACTAAAGATATAAGAATAAATTTTGGACTTAGATATGATTACTATAGTGACTTTGGAGGCACTCTAAATCCAAGAGTTGGTGCTACATGGGCTATTAATAAGGATAATATTTTTAAGTTTATGTACGGTGAAGCATTTAGGGCTCCGACTTTTGCAGAGTTACACAATAAAAACAATCCGTCAATTAAAGGCAATCCTAATTTAAACCCAGAAATGGTAAAAACACATGAACTTAGTTTTCAAAATAGCTCTATTGATGATCTACAGGCATCTATAACACTGTTTTACACTGACATAAAAGATATCATAATTCTTGAAAACACTATATACACCAACAAGGGGCAAGTAACCACAAAAGGTGCTGAGCTTGAAGCAAAGTACAATCTTAGAAGAGGCTCTTATCTTTTAGCTAACTATACATACCAAAAACCAGAGAATGAACTTACAGGTGACGAGTTAGAAAATATCTCCAATCATGAAGCATATCTTGGTCTGAATTACAGGATAGATAGACACTTTAACCTCTACGCAGATGCTAAGTTCATAGGCAAACAAACAAGAAGTACATCCGATACAAGAGAAGCTGTACAGAGCAGTATAACAAGTAATGCTACACTCTTGGCTAAAGATATAATGCTTAAAGATTTAGAGATGAAATTTTCAATATACAACCTATTTGATGAAAAAAGCTATGACTCTTACTCACCATACGATTATCCATTGGGTGGTAGAACTTATATGGCTCAACTTAGTTATAAATTTTAG
- a CDS encoding ATP-binding protein, whose product MNLIKKFVLAIFLIVLFVVSIFTIIQINEQKDILNAELNQRISLMKRNLESNAKLVIKSLKSEVENDIASFSFSNIDISFQKLLMSENIDSVMLFNLNNRMIIIAGDSRYKEILLKMNVEYLDIQEIDDGNSFVVSIPIYLSAKWGEMHIVYSLVELKKEIYKTELNIKNKIKISILKAIYTSMLLALFLILLSYLFAKKFISPILLLTKTAKEMAGGNLDISEELAAIDSNDEIGLLASTFKDMSIKLDKSYKELKGFSENLEQKIQIRTKELEIEKKKAEDATKIKSEFLANMSHEIRTPMNGILGMTHLALETDLNDKQRNYIQKIDNSAKSLLGVINDILDFSKIEAGKLSIEKADFNMSEVIENVIHVVELKADEKNLKLTVNYDKNISKYFYGDSLRLRQILINLLGNAVKFTDSGEVSISLKKISKDRFRFEVSDTGIGLSQEKQSKLFKSFSQADGSITRKYGGTGLGLSISKQLVELLGGKIWVESKENIGSKFIFEIDLEEKESDLFSDKKELMKYPLSIDVKTLAGSSILLVEDNAMNQEIVLGILQHSGINIDIANNGKEAIEKYNQDPDKYELILMDLQMPVMNGYEATKVIREKNKEIPIIALTANAMKEDSKKSETVLINEHISKPIDIEKLYAILLKYIPLNPDLQLAEDKKEISDARIDELFSELKEAVKTKRPKNCELASNELRESKLSSQDQKLFDTLDKLVKRYKFKDALEVLKDR is encoded by the coding sequence GTGAATCTGATTAAAAAGTTTGTGCTTGCCATTTTTCTAATTGTTTTGTTTGTAGTTTCTATATTTACAATTATTCAAATAAATGAGCAAAAAGATATTTTAAATGCTGAATTAAATCAGAGAATATCTCTTATGAAAAGAAATCTAGAATCAAATGCAAAACTTGTTATTAAATCTTTAAAATCTGAAGTAGAAAATGACATAGCTTCTTTTAGTTTTTCAAATATTGATATCTCATTTCAAAAGCTATTGATGAGTGAAAATATAGATAGTGTAATGTTATTTAATTTGAATAATAGAATGATTATTATTGCCGGAGATAGTCGTTACAAAGAAATATTGCTAAAAATGAATGTCGAATATTTGGATATACAAGAGATAGATGATGGAAATTCTTTTGTTGTATCAATACCTATATATTTGAGTGCTAAATGGGGAGAAATGCATATAGTATACTCTCTAGTAGAGCTAAAAAAAGAGATATATAAAACAGAACTGAATATAAAAAATAAGATTAAGATTAGTATCCTTAAAGCTATTTACACCTCGATGCTATTAGCACTGTTTTTAATACTTTTAAGCTATTTATTTGCAAAAAAATTCATTTCACCAATTTTACTACTTACAAAGACTGCTAAAGAGATGGCTGGTGGAAATCTTGATATAAGTGAGGAGTTAGCTGCTATAGACAGTAATGATGAGATTGGTCTCTTAGCAAGTACTTTTAAAGATATGAGCATCAAACTGGATAAATCTTACAAAGAACTAAAAGGGTTTAGCGAGAATCTTGAACAGAAGATACAAATAAGAACTAAAGAGTTAGAGATAGAAAAAAAGAAAGCAGAAGACGCAACAAAAATAAAGTCGGAATTTTTAGCAAATATGTCCCATGAAATAAGAACACCTATGAATGGAATACTGGGTATGACTCATTTGGCACTAGAAACAGATCTGAATGATAAACAGAGAAACTACATACAAAAGATAGACAACAGCGCAAAATCTCTTCTTGGAGTAATCAACGATATCTTGGACTTTAGTAAAATAGAAGCTGGAAAATTATCAATAGAAAAAGCAGACTTCAACATGTCTGAAGTTATTGAAAATGTTATCCATGTAGTAGAGTTGAAGGCTGATGAGAAAAATCTAAAGTTAACTGTGAATTATGATAAAAATATATCCAAATATTTTTATGGAGATAGTCTTAGACTTAGGCAAATACTGATTAATCTCTTAGGTAATGCAGTAAAGTTTACAGATTCTGGAGAGGTGTCTATCTCTCTAAAAAAAATATCTAAAGATAGATTTAGATTTGAAGTAAGTGATACCGGAATTGGTTTGAGCCAAGAAAAACAATCTAAACTATTCAAATCATTTTCACAAGCAGATGGAAGCATCACAAGAAAATATGGTGGAACAGGGCTAGGATTAAGTATTTCTAAGCAGTTAGTTGAACTGCTAGGCGGTAAAATCTGGGTAGAAAGTAAAGAAAATATAGGAAGCAAGTTTATCTTTGAGATAGACTTGGAAGAGAAAGAGAGTGACTTATTTAGTGATAAAAAAGAGCTAATGAAATATCCATTAAGTATAGATGTAAAGACTTTAGCAGGAAGTAGCATTTTACTTGTTGAGGATAATGCTATGAATCAGGAAATTGTTTTAGGGATTTTACAGCATAGTGGAATCAATATAGATATTGCGAATAACGGAAAAGAAGCAATAGAGAAATATAATCAAGACCCGGATAAGTATGAACTTATTTTGATGGACTTACAGATGCCGGTAATGAATGGCTATGAAGCTACTAAAGTCATTAGAGAAAAAAATAAAGAGATACCAATTATTGCTTTAACTGCAAATGCAATGAAAGAAGACTCTAAAAAGAGTGAGACAGTTTTAATAAATGAGCATATAAGTAAACCGATAGATATTGAAAAGCTTTATGCAATTCTATTGAAATATATACCATTAAATCCTGACTTACAATTAGCCGAAGATAAAAAAGAGATTTCAGATGCTAGAATAGATGAACTCTTCTCAGAATTAAAAGAGGCAGTGAAAACTAAGAGGCCAAAGAATTGTGAATTGGCTAGTAATGAACTTCGAGAGTCTAAATTAAGTTCACAGGATCAAAAGTTATTTGATACTCTAGATAAGTTGGTTAAAAGATATAAATTTAAAGATGCTCTAGAAGTATTGAAAGACAGATAG
- a CDS encoding ABC transporter substrate-binding protein — translation MRLLFLLLSFMLLIEAQEILVINSNAKIEKYKEAQEGFSKSINRPFKIIDIAQMKSAEIKEYLYNEYPDIVYAIGAKAYQYANQYIPEKKIYFSSIMNWKRLKMSDERNGISHELHSEMHLILIKSIFRNIKTVGIIYSKYTEDVMLDFAQNARKLGIEIVSYKVNKESVSNENFDELVKHTESMIILPDPILLSDDKIVKKLFKLSKEYKKPVFAYHELFIEYGAALITSVDNPTIGRQIAAMINAETKIQDIKEIQYPAGTKVLFNKKVVLELGIEYSDSITAIATEVIE, via the coding sequence ATGAGATTATTATTTTTATTATTAAGTTTTATGCTGCTCATAGAAGCTCAAGAGATATTGGTGATTAATTCAAATGCTAAAATTGAAAAATATAAAGAAGCCCAAGAAGGATTTTCTAAAAGTATAAACAGACCATTTAAAATAATAGACATAGCACAGATGAAAAGTGCTGAAATAAAAGAGTATTTATATAATGAATATCCAGATATAGTTTATGCGATAGGTGCTAAAGCTTATCAATATGCAAATCAGTATATACCAGAGAAAAAAATATATTTCTCTTCAATTATGAACTGGAAAAGATTAAAGATGAGCGATGAGAGAAATGGTATTTCTCATGAGCTGCACTCTGAGATGCATCTAATACTTATTAAATCTATCTTTAGAAATATTAAGACAGTGGGAATTATATATAGTAAATATACAGAAGATGTAATGCTAGATTTTGCTCAAAACGCAAGAAAACTAGGGATAGAGATAGTTTCTTATAAAGTAAACAAAGAATCTGTTTCAAATGAGAATTTTGATGAACTTGTTAAACATACAGAATCGATGATTATTCTGCCTGATCCAATCCTTCTGAGTGATGATAAAATTGTTAAAAAACTGTTTAAACTCTCAAAAGAGTATAAAAAACCAGTCTTTGCTTATCATGAGCTCTTTATTGAGTATGGAGCTGCTTTAATAACTTCAGTAGACAATCCAACGATTGGAAGACAGATAGCTGCTATGATAAATGCTGAAACGAAAATACAAGATATAAAAGAGATTCAATATCCGGCCGGAACAAAAGTTTTATTTAACAAAAAAGTAGTGCTAGAGCTTGGAATAGAATACAGTGATAGCATTACAGCTATTGCGACTGAGGTAATTGAGTGA
- a CDS encoding diguanylate cyclase — MPQTKHTILIVDDTETNIDILLELLSAYDIVVAIDGESALEIAYEDKPDLILLDIMMPGMDGYEVCKRLKSIEHTKDIPVIFITANTDEDSIERAYEVGGIDYVTKPFKPRELTARVKTQIKLKNLLSDLNFIASYDYLTKVYNRRKFFELAEIIFKNSKEDLYAVMIDIDKFKKINDTYGHPVGDEVIKAVATSINESISKEDLFARIGGEEFAIICHCDSKEEIIEKNEFIRQSVEKLEVSTSNGDVIKFTISNGIAKAGEAICSLDLLLKGADAALYEAKGKGRNRVVFRS, encoded by the coding sequence ATGCCACAAACAAAACATACAATATTGATAGTAGATGATACAGAGACAAATATCGACATTTTACTAGAGCTCTTAAGCGCATATGATATTGTAGTAGCCATAGATGGAGAGAGTGCTTTAGAGATAGCTTATGAAGATAAACCTGACTTAATTTTGCTTGATATTATGATGCCTGGTATGGATGGATACGAAGTATGCAAAAGACTTAAAAGTATAGAGCATACAAAAGATATACCCGTTATTTTTATAACAGCAAATACGGATGAAGATTCTATAGAAAGGGCTTATGAAGTTGGTGGCATAGACTATGTAACTAAACCTTTTAAACCGCGTGAATTAACAGCTCGTGTAAAGACTCAGATAAAACTGAAAAATCTTTTGAGTGATCTGAATTTTATCGCTTCATATGACTACCTTACAAAAGTATATAACAGAAGAAAATTTTTTGAATTAGCAGAGATAATCTTTAAGAATTCAAAAGAAGATCTATATGCTGTAATGATTGACATAGATAAGTTTAAAAAAATAAACGATACATACGGACACCCAGTTGGTGATGAGGTTATAAAAGCTGTCGCAACAAGCATTAATGAATCTATTTCGAAAGAAGATTTATTTGCAAGAATAGGTGGAGAAGAATTTGCAATTATTTGTCACTGTGACTCAAAAGAAGAGATTATTGAAAAAAATGAATTTATCAGACAAAGTGTAGAAAAATTAGAAGTCTCAACAAGTAACGGAGATGTTATCAAGTTTACTATCAGTAATGGTATAGCAAAAGCGGGGGAAGCTATATGCAGCTTAGATTTGCTTCTAAAAGGAGCGGATGCTGCTCTTTATGAAGCAAAAGGAAAGGGAAGAAACAGGGTTGTCTTTAGAAGTTAA